Proteins found in one Anoplolepis gracilipes chromosome 7, ASM4749672v1, whole genome shotgun sequence genomic segment:
- the LOC140668225 gene encoding uncharacterized protein yields the protein MKEHGNKHPAEPATKTLKSLLKKPGQTKAKSQKHRVVINEKLNEFFAADYIILIKEECCADYEEDCDCCYQEHEFMRLGNCKECRAELNMHFGLGNGRYGEMARGVEQTLCENAARGGARGKGQQGREDSQEDDDGEDEEEADDAEEEEDDEEEREDEEEDEMENVDGKAETATATATATATATATTSLEKKEPSERKNADAEDGTKGRRSKESADSQEESGTVVPPPPPPPRHEQQETLSPPEGYKDVCSNSEIANETEQHSRTCAECNYYQQQATECELQAKDHGNKQDTQDSKDTVVDGQRNLQERLDKQHRASLPDLHHRYLVETITMTTVTERRIVREISEEERKDCYGRSDTDKDKNVCDVSRDNGFNPALCPGTGENAGQLIPPRCNDSDVTEDREIEHANAKNPTTGNDKRETIVEAERISDQTTTTAAAASEQSREQDAKELSLMFKLGNVSLASNSLKPNSAVRQLFPNPKFISPPPAPANKATCPEHSQDAEAQKFLITAESLRLFDAVKKSTIPGGSYESPECESNSIKRSIERNTLRRSLIGKYNTISRKKNLRPKNLSLEERIRQLTCVDQDDENVTDTTDSSDNTNSGTGDGKYQSGDLSIRTSPLGEERPMCESLPVSVTSTETTATLTMVPTRSSSLTTMTTAMTTAAGTMASANTHGHNSMLGMPMLVTDAPPNAQSSTYRKITDLFAHKKNIQPNLPDLGIGGRSLLAKECQPKNPLTKMNSDVRRQLLASLAPLSCVAINSSDNQDDYYRNESRILANRESINYNSDSSYSLDDIEAVLNGEDRKYAGQPDVTRCTPIGNRPDIGDNTTDELLAFVEQDKSRMERIKRRYNETEDRYAFINGYHSEDKAVNTSSNENYDGKGIKNDAQADNEQEDDDDDELNDYGFNRRPSVTGIKQQYEATNDVSHRPRSCVGANNFNDARPSSMYLPMYCDVNGDKIDAKLAVDGDETIPISVDTYATLGSFERDTNTINRINTMQRQIDDIYQTIAESTAVTANIQGVSEHVTYLENAVPRQFVVRTPSADGAAHLYAEHRNGHHYFQEQQQQQQQQQQQQQQQQQQQQQQQQQQLSNTRMLRIAGGGDDVAGTIYTNTLSKMQRRNPPVTIANYHCNVLPGGTVPNTTKCYRTMYFVPYSGISDPTYQNLQRILPPHSSPNYASHIERYPYPRLNKTNQQQALYYNANRSATSHSNLNTSPPVPPPPPPPPPLASVSSPNSLQGGQQALHLHIHPHQTEEAFRSPNMAFSPVPHSAIHHPMQFHHHQHQHQHHHAGEMASYRVMTQQSAPSYTVIAPSRCLPASNQDGYPLYPAHVARGNAVAGVAADMQTQTVTVSAASSFSSSSSSSSSSSSSSSSSSSSASALSSSSSAASATVTSLKCTGINAKSCEQPIMGAAYNVAQSATGNVTPLVCSTSTTTTAVSSMTPLQLSRTVNTCAVTERGVPEGAASLPTRDFQQSSSSTNPTPHVLLMSNSYVDPNAGLMSTPNNPTNTVYYAMNV from the exons ATGAAGGAACACGGAAACAAACATCCGGCGGAACCGGCGACGAAGACGCTCAAGTCGCTGCTGAAGAAGCCGGGCCAGACGAAGGCTAAGTCGCAGAAGCATCGCGTGGTGATCAACGAGAAGCTGAACGAGTTCTTCGCGGCGGATTACATCATCCTGATCAAGGAGGAGTGTTGCGCCGATTACGAGGAGGACTGCGACTGCTGCTACCAGGAGCATGAGTTTATGCGGCTGGGCAATTGCAAGGAGTGCCGGGCGGAATTGAACATGCACTTTGGCCTCGGCAACGGCAGATACGGCGAGATGGCGAGGGGGGTAGAGCAGACGTTGTGCGAAAACGCCGCGCGTGGCGGAGCCCGCGGGAAGGGTCAGCAGGGTCGCGAGGACTCGCAGGAGGACGACGACGGGGAGGACGAGGAGGAAGCCGATGACGCCGAGGAGGAAGAGGACGACGAAGAGGAACGGGAGGACGAGGAGGAGGACGAGATGGAGAACGTCGACGGGAAGGCGgagacggcgacggcgacggcgacggctacggcgacggcgacggcgacgacgtcGCTGGAAAAGAAGGAGCCGAGCGAACGAAAGAACGCGGACGCGGAGGACGGGACGAAGGGACGCCGATCGAAGGAGAGCGCGGATTCTCAGGAGGAGAGCGGAACCGTGGTTCCGCCACCACCGCCACCACCGCGGCACGAGCAACAGGAAACGTTGAGCCCGCCGGAGGGTTACAAAGACGTGTGCTCCAACAGCGAGATCGCCAACGAGACGGAGCAGCATAGCCGTACGTGCGCGGAGTGTAATTACTATCAGCAACAGGCAACGG AGTGTGAATTGCAAGCAAAAGATCATGGAAATAAACAAGATACACAGGATAGCAAGGATACGGTTGTCGACGGTCAAAGAAATTTGCAAGAAAGACTGGATAAGCAGCATCGAGCATCTCTCCctg ATTTGCACCATCGTTATCTCGTGGAAACAATAACTATGACAACTGTTACGGAGCGGCGTATTGTGCGGGAAATTAGCGAGGAGGAGCGAAAGGATTGCTACGGACGATCCGACACGGATAAAGACAAGAACGTTTGCGACGTCTCGAGGGATAACGGTTTTAATCCGGCGCTTTGTCCCGGGACGGGCGAGAATGCGGGGCAGTTGATTCCGCCACGGTGTAACGACTCGGATGTCACAGAGGATCGTGAAATTGAACACGCAAACGCCAAAAATCCTACGACGGGCAACGATAAAAGGGAGACGATAGTGGAAGCGGAACGCATCAGCGATcaaacgacgacgacggcggcggcggcgagcGAGCAGTCGCGTGAGCAGGACGCGAAAGAGTTGTCCCTCATGTTCAAGCTGGGTAACGTGTCCCTCGCCAGTAACAGTCTGAAGCCGAATTCCGCGGTGAGACAACTTTTTCCTAACCCAAAGTTCATCTCGCCACCGCCGGCGCCTGCCAACAAAGCGACTTGTCCGGAACACTCTCAGGACGCGGAAGCGCAGAAGTTTCTGATCACCGCTGAGAGTCTACGACTATTCGACGCCGTGAAAAAGTCGACGATCCCTGGCGGCTCGTACGAGTCGCCGGAATGCGAATCCAACTCCATCAAGAGATCCATCGAGCGGAACACGTTGCGTCGGAGTCTGATCGGCAAGTATAACACGATATCGCGCAAGAAGAATCTACGGCCCAAGAATCTGTCGTTGGAGGAACGAATCAGGCAGCTCACGTGCGTCGATCAGGACGACGAGAACGTGACGGACACAACGGATAGCTCCGATAACACCAACTCCGGGACGGGCGACGGCAAGTACCAAAGCGGAGATCTCTCGATACGAACGTCACCGTTGGGCGAGGAACGGCCTATGTGCGAATCGCTGCCGGTGAGCGTGACCTCAACGGAAACCACTGCCACTTTAACGATGGTGCCGACAAGATCGAGCTCCTTGACCACGATGACGACAGCGATGACAACCGCGGCAGGTACAATGGCGTCCGCGAACACGCACGGACATAACTCGATGCTGGGAATGCCGATGCTGGTGACGGACGCGCCGCCGAATGCCCAGTCGTCCACCTACCGAAAGATCACGGACCTGTTTGCGCACAAGAAGAACATTCAGCCGAATCTGCCCGATCTCGGGATCGGTGGCAGGAGTCTCCTCGCCAAGGAGTGTCAGCCCAAGAATCCATTGACGAAGATGAATTCGGATGTGCGAAGGCAATTGTTGGCAAGTCTGGCGCCGCTTTCTTGCGTCGCTATCAACAGCTCTGATAACCAGGATGATTATTATCGGAATGAATCCAGGATACTGGCGAATCGCGAATCGATAAACTATAATTCGGACTCGTCGTACAGCTTGGACGATATAGAGGCCGTTTTAAACGGCGAGGACAGAAAATACGCCGGTCAACCGGACGTGACGAGGTGCACACCGATAGGCAACAGACCTGACATTGGTGACAACACCACCGACGAGTTGCTCGCGTTTGTCGAGCAGGACAAGTCGAGGATGGAGCGGATAAAACGCCGCTACAACGAGACAGAGGACCGTTACGCGTTCATTAACGGCTACCATTCCGAGGACAAGGCGGTGAATACGTCGTCTAATGAGAATTATGACGGCAAAGGCATCAAGAACGATGCTCAGGCGGACAACGAGCAggaggacgacgacgacgacgagctCAACGATTACGGTTTCAATCGGCGACCGTCGGTGACGGGTATAAAACAACAGTACGAAGCTACCAACGACGTTTCCCATCGGCCGCGATCTTGCGTCGGTGCCAACAACTTCAACGACGCGAGACCCAGTTCAATGTACTTGCCAATGTACTGCGATGTGAATGGCGACAAGATCGACGCCAAGTTGGCCGTCGATGGAGATGAGACGATTCCCATATCCGTTGACACATACGCCACGTTGGGAAGCTTCGAGCGAGACACAAATACGATCAATCGCATAAACACGATGCAGAGACAGATCGACGACATATATCAGACCATCGCCGAGAGCACGGCGGTCACGGCCAACATTCAGGGTGTCTCCGAGCACGTGACTTATCTGGAGAACGCGGTACCGCGACAGTTCGTCGTCAGGACACCGTCCGCTGACGGTGCCGCGCATCTGTACGCCGAGCATAGGAACGGCCATCACTACTTTCAggagcagcagcagcagcagcagcagcagcagcagcagcaacagcaacagcagcagcagcagcagcagcagcagcagcagcagctcTCCAACACGCGCATGTTACGTATCGCGGGCGGCGGCGATGATGTGGCGGGTACGATATACACCAACACTCTGTCAAAGATGCAACGTCGCAATCCGCCGGTAACGATCGCTAACTACCACTGCAACGTCCTGCCCGGCGGCACCGTGCCCAACACCACCAAGTGCTATCGCACCATGTACTTCGTGCCGTACAGCGGCATATCGGATCCCACGTATCAGAATCTACAGCGTATCCTGCCGCCGCATTCTTCGCCCAACTACGCCAGTCACATCGAACGGTACCCGTATCCCCGTTTGAATAAGACGAATCAGCAACAAGCCTTGTACTACAACGCGAATCGTTCCGCCACGTCGCATTCCAATTTGAATACATCCCCGCCGGTACCGCCCCCTCccccgccgccaccgccgctcGCATCCGTCTCGAGCCCCAACTCCTTGCAGGGCGGCCAACAAGCCTTGCACCTACATATACATCCGCACCAGACCGAGGAAGCCTTTCGATCCCCCAACATGGCGTTTTCGCCCGTGCCACACTCGGCGATCCATCATCCCATGCAGTTCCATCATCATCAGCATCAACATCAGCATCATCACGCCGGCGAGATGGCGTCGTATCGGGTAATGACGCAGCAATCGGCACCTTCCTATACGGTAATCGCACCCTCGAGATGCTTACCGGCGAGTAATCAGGATGGCTATCCATTATACCCGGCGCACGTGGCACGCGGTAACGCTGTCGCCGGCGTCGCGGCGGACATGCAAACCCAGACGGTCACCGTCTCGGCCGCCTCGTCGTTCTCGTcttcctcgtcctcgtcgtcgtcgtcgtcttcctcctcgtcttcgtcgtcgtcctcgGCGTCCGCGTTGTCGTCGTCCTCGTCTGCCGCCTCGGCCACCGTCACTTCCCTCAAGTGTACCGGGATCAACGCCAAGAGCTGCGAGCAACCGATCATGGGAGCGGCTTACAACGTCGCGCAATCAGCAACGGGCAATGTAACTCCGCTCGTGTGTTCGacgtcgacgacgacaacAGCTGTATCTTCGATGACGCCGTTGCAACTGTCACGGACCGTCAACACGTGCGCGGTAACGGAACGCGGAGTTCCCGAGGGTGCCGCCAGCCTGCCCACCCGGGACTTTCAACAATCGTCCAGCTCGACGAATCCGACGCCGCACGTCCTGCTGATGTCCAATTCTTACGTCGATCCCAACGCCGGTCTTATGTCTACCCCGAACAATCCTACGAACACGGTGTACTACGCCATGAACGTCTGA
- the LOC140668224 gene encoding FERM, ARHGEF and pleckstrin domain-containing protein 1 isoform X4 → MNDIDSFGMKGGLKMPHSHSTPAGVDGGSRTPPATPRKAGKMLAVRVQMLDDSITMFQVQAKALGRVLFDQVCKQLHLLEADYFGLEYQEPNLTKYWLDLEKPVCRQVGLSLIDPLLRFCVKFYTPDPAQLEEEFTRYLFCLQIKRDLSLGLLQCNDNTAALMASYIVQAECGDYVIEDYPDHTYLSTYKFVPHQDQELERRIMENHKKHAGQSPAEADLNLLETARRCELYGMKMHPAKDHENVPLNLAVAHMGIVVFQNYTKINTFSWAKIRKISFKRKRFLIKLHPEGYGYYKDTVEFFFEGRNECKNFWKKCVENHGFFRCSVVKRVVRQKTRVLSRGSSFRYSGKTQKQIVEFVRDNYVKRQTFQR, encoded by the exons ATGAATGATATAGACAGTTTTGGCATGAAAGGAGGCTTAAAGATGCCTCACAGTCATTCGACGCCAGCTGGTGTGGATGGAGGTAGTAGAACACCTCCTGCAACACCGAGGAAGGCTGGAAAAATGCTCGCAGTTCGTGTACAGATGTTGGATGACTCCATTACAATGTTTCAAGTGCAg gCCAAAGCACTAGGTAGAGTGTTGTTTGATCAAGTTTGTAAGCAATTACACCTTTTAGAAGCAGATTATTTTGGTCTCGAGTATCAAGAACcaaatttaacaaaa TATTGGTTAGATTTGGAGAAACCAGTATGCAGACAAGTTGGCTTATCTCTAATTGATCCTCTATTGAGGTtctgtgttaaattttatacgccAGATCCTGCACAACTCGAGGAAGagtttacaagatatttattcTGTCTACAAATCAAACGGGATTTATCTCTAGGTTTACTGCAATGTAATGACAACACAGCAGCATTGATGGCCAGTTACATAGTTCAGG CTGAATGTGGAGACTATGTGATAGAAGATTACCCAgatcatacatatttatcaacATATAAATTTGTGCCTCATCAAGATCAAGAGTTGGAACGACGTATTATGGAGAATCACAAGAAACATGC AGGTCAGTCTCCTGCAGAAGCAGATCTCAATCTTTTAGAGACAGCTCGACGTTGCGAACTGTATGGAATGAAAATGCATCCAGCTAAG GATCATGAAAACGTTCCACTAAATCTTGCAGTGGCACATATGGGTATTgtagtttttcaaaattatactaaGATAAATACATTTAGTTGGGCCAAAATCAGAAAAATCAGTTTCAAACGAAAACGCTTTCTAATCAAATTGCATCCCGAGGGTTAT GGTTATTATAAGGATACAGTCGAGTTTTTCTTTGAGGGACGTAATGAATGTAAAAACTTTTGGAAAAAATGTGTAGAAAACCATGGTTTTTTCCGTTGCTCTGTAGTTAAGAGAGTCGTGAGGCAGAAAACCAGAGTGCTTAGCCGTGGATCATCATTCAG